The following proteins come from a genomic window of Coffea arabica cultivar ET-39 chromosome 11c, Coffea Arabica ET-39 HiFi, whole genome shotgun sequence:
- the LOC113715937 gene encoding uncharacterized protein, producing MTEDYPREIEDYPLPRRFKIPSIEMYDASTDPEDHLSVFLTHMRLQTSADEIRCKTFPMFLKGKARLWFQGLAPGSIRSFPELARQKPDESLRNFMTRFNAESLQVRDKDEKVVMAAFTNGLRVEELFYEPAKKPPVNLEELLTRAHAAANAEEAGRLKKKSDRELGDRKGRTNPQEGKDVPAKKTVFDRLSKEKAPAPPPLPEKSYTPLTRPRAQILAVMEAEGLRDRPPKMGTPRNKRNQDRYCAFHRDVRHDTEGCWALRKEIEDLIQRGFLGRFVRHGRSGQESGRPYYGDSREGQRRDCPERRDAPRGHSPDQDTQNLTGVINTIAGGPTGGTVIQLGRTSDHPPRGTTP from the exons ATGACGGAGGATTACCCCAGGGAGATAGAGGATTACCCCCTACCCCGGAGGTTCAAGATCCCGAGCATCGAGATGTATGACGCCTCCACTGACCCGGAAGACCACCTCTCGGTCTTCCTGACACACATGCGACTGCAGACTTCTGCAGACGAGATCCGCTGCAAGACTTTCCCTATGTTCCTGAAGGGGAAAGCTCGGCTCTGGTTCCAAGGCTTGGCACCAGGGTCTATCCGGAGTTTCCCCGAGCTGGCTAG GCAGAAGCCCGATGAGTCGTTGAGGAACTTCATGACCCGCTTCAACGCGGAGAGTTTGCAGGTCAGGGACAAAGATGAAAAGGTGGTCATGGCCGCCTTCACAAACGGGCTCAGGGTAGAGGAGCTCTTCTacgagccggccaagaagcctCCTGTAAATCTGGAGGAGCTCCTAACCCGGGCACACGCGGCCGCTAATGCGGAGGAGGCAGGCCGTCTGAAGAAGAAATCAGATCGGGAGCTCGGAGATCGGAAGGGTCGGACGAACCCCCAAGAGGGCAAGGACGTCCCGGCCAAGAAGACCGTCTTTGATCGGCTCTCGAAGGAGAAGGCACCTGCTCCACCGCCACTCCCGGAGAAGAGCTACACCCCTCTGACACGGCCTAGAGCACAGATCTTGGCTGTTATGGAGGCGGAAGGGTTGAGAGATCGGCCGCCAAAAATGGGGACACCTCGGAACAAGAGGAACCAGGACCGGTACTGTGCTTTTCACCGTGACGTGAGACACGACACGGAGGGATGCTGGGCCCTACGGAAGGAGATCGAGGACTTGATCCAGCGCGGTTTTCTGGGACGGTTCGTACGCCATGGCAGGTCGGGCCAGGAGTCCGGGCGCCCTTACTATGGAGACAGCCGTGAGGGACAGCGTCGTGACTGCCCGGAGCGGCGTGACGCTCCTCGGGGCCACTCTCCCGACCAGGACACCCAGAACTTGACGGGAGTGATAAACACCATCGCCGGAGGCCCCACGGGGGGGACAGTCATACAGCTCGGAAGAACAAGCGACCACCCCCCGAGGGGGACGACTCCTTGA
- the LOC140016489 gene encoding uncharacterized protein produces MTLYFGMENGNGHVNGGSAANGHAEPLRSISYRPRGGGAHIRYSPADRHPRCQCRAMYAYPNELVLSLDDERRHLRDANSILIQDVEELGIMVDTQFDRIADLEVRLTAEHHLLEAARLEIERQKARATRLAERMRDRSAGIRADAAMMMDEATSFIQGGEQAENMDRQVIGRSRGRPTRQHPEAGGDREPEVNQDQGQEGVAGDRVATAIDRITEVLERLTERQTTEPVHQPGGPVDSEDRALERFLKFGPPKFYGEPEPEIAEGWWERITEIFAALNYTEERKVTFATFQFEGAARSWWNLEKREDDFIRCKQGAMSVAEYEVQFTKLSRFAPELIATEQRRVRRFVQGLNVELQESLAAIRIDTFAEAVERAQRVEVARAQVKSFQSKKRFAPSSSREPTFGNAPPAKVGRGTSGVNSSGAPRGAQARGNGARNAGGRNIGARGGPIGRGQPRNRPQGGRAIVPQVTCAYCKKPGHSMDSCWKKQGRCLRCGSSEHQISGCPKVQEGTPQKARPNTSGGSRPTVPARVYAIDDQPVPDSSEVVEGTLPIFHRLAKVLIDPGATHSFVNPSFMSGIDVQPVRLPFDLEIMTPMGNRKVITSLAYKNCEFYIGEQKMLVDLISLDIKGYDVIIGMDFLGHHHAKLDCREKIVEFCIPGEATLRLDVKGRLASSAMISGIRARKMLSKGAQGFIAFLINTPSDQVKLEDVPVVRDFPDVFPEELMTLPPEREVEFKIDLVPGTAPISKTPYRMAPAEFKELKIQLQDLLEKGFVKESDSPWGAPRIFKKYLDQFVVVFIDDILIYSKTQEEHVKHLEIVLKILREHKLYAKFSKCEFWLDEISFLGHKVSKDGIAVDSAKVEAVMNWKRPETPTEIRSFLGLAGKANVVADALSRKAQIAGLMVKEWDMLEEISNWNPRLEKLKILFGNLSLKSPLLERIKEAQESDPVIQKNLEKVQKGEILDFKLGSEGVLRFRDRIVVPKDEEIRKEILEESHRSKYTIHPGVTKMYHDVKGLYWWEGLKKDVAEYVQKCLTCQQVKAEHQKPSGLLQPLEIPEWKWEHITMDFVTGLPKSQKGFDAIWVIVDRLTKSAHFLPVSMSFSLEKLVKLYTEEILRLHGIPVSIVSDRDPRFVSRFWQKFQESLGTKLKFSTAYHPQTDGQSERTIQTLEDLLRSCILDFGVGEKKILDPTAIPWIEEAQEKVKLIRERLQIAQSRQKSYADTRRKDLEFEIGDKVFLRVKPLKSGVVSKKGKKLKPRYIGPFEILRKVGNVAYQLKLPASMAKIHDVFHVSMLRKYYPDPSHVLQLEGIEVDETLTYEEGPVKILEREVKELRNKKIPLVKILWKNHGLEEATWELEEEMQKKYPDLFR; encoded by the exons ATGACTTTGTACTTTG GTATGGAAAATGGAAACGGACATGTTAACGGGGGTAGTGCGGCTAATGGACATGCGGAGCCTCTTAGATCCATCTCCTACAGGCCACGAGGCGGAGGAGCTCATATACGTTACTCACCTGCTGACAGGCACCCTAGGTGCCAGTGCCGAGCCATGTACGCGTATCCCAATGAGCTAGTGTTATCCTTAGACGATGAGCGCCGCCACTTGAGGGACGCTAACTCCATCCTAATCCAGGACGTAGAGGAGCTGGGTATAATGGTGGATACTCAGTTTGACCGCATAGCTGATTTGGAGGTTAGGCTCACTGCTGAGCATCATCTACTGGAGGCTGCCCGCCTGGAGATAGAGCGGCAAAAGGCTAGGGCGACTCGATTAGCAGAGCGGATGCGTGATAGGAGCGCAGGCATCAGGGCGGATGCTGCGATGATGATGGATGAGGCCACCAGTTTTATTCAGGGTGGTGAGCAGGCGGAG AATATGGATCGCCAAGTGATTGGAAGGAGCCGGGGAAGACCCACTAGACAACACCCAGAAGCGGGTGGTGATAGGGAACCCGAGGTCAATCAAGACCAAGGGCAAGAAGGTGTGGCCGGAGACCGGGTGGCCACCGCAATTGACCGTATTACTGAAGTTCTCGAGCGATTGACTGAGCGCCAAACCACTGAACCAGTGCATCAACCAGGAGGCCCAGTTGACTCCGAGGATCGGGCACTAGAaaggtttttgaaatttggaCCTCCCAAATTCTATGGGGAACCCGAACCAGAAATAGCTGAGGGCTGGTGGGAGAGAATCACTGAGATTTTCGCTGCCTTGAACTATACCGAGGAGCGAAAAGTGACTTTTGCTAccttccagtttgagggagctgcCCGGTCCTGGTGGAATCTA gagaagagagaggatgatttcATTAGATGCAAACAAGGGGCGAtgagtgtcgccgaatatgaagTCCAGTTCACAAAGCTGTCACGCTTTGCACCTGAGCTGATAGCCACCGAGCAAAGGCGTGTTCGGAGGTTTGTgcagggtttgaatgtggaaCTACAGGAAAGCTTAGCCGCTATAAGAATAGATACCTTCGCTGAGGCTGTTGAAAGAGCGCAGCGAGTTGAAGTAGCCAGAGCTCAAGTGAAGTCTTTTCAGTCCAAGAAAAGATTTGCTCCTAGCAGTAGTCGGGAGCCGACTTTTGGAAATGCTCCACCGGCCAAAGTGGGCCGAGGAACTAGTGGAGTGAATAGTTCTGGAGCACCACGAGGCGCCCAAGCAAGAGGAAACGGGGCCAGGAATGCAGGAGGACGAAATATTGGAGCTAGAGGAGGACCAATTGGAAGAGGACAACCTAGGAATCGGCCGCAAGGGGGTCGAGCAATAGTTCCTCAAGTGACATGTGCTTATTGCAAGAAACCTGGTCATTCTATGGATAGTTGCTGGAAGAAGCAAGGAAGGTGCTTGAGATGTGGAAGTAGTGAGCACCAAATCTCAGGATGTCCAAAGGTGCAGGAAGGGACTCCTCAGAAAGCTAGACCAAACACTTCTGGAGGGAGCCGACCAACAGTTCCTGCCAGAGTGTATGCTATAGATGATCAACCCGTACCTGATTCCTCGGAAGTTGTGGAAGGTACACTTCCAATTTTTCATAGATTAGCTAAAGTGTTAATTGACCCTGGTGCAACGCATTCATTTGTAAATCCATCTTTTATGTCTGGAATAGATGTGCAACCCGTTAGATTaccctttgatcttgaaattaTGACACCCATGGGTAATAGAAAGGTAATCACTAGCTTGGCCTATAAGAATTGTGAATTCTATATCGGAGAACAGAAAATGCTAGTGGATCTGATCAGTCTGGATATAAAAGGTTACGATGTTATCATAGGAATGGATTTCCTAGGTCACCATCATGCTAAGCTTGACTGCCGAGAAAAAATAGTGGAATTTTGTATACCTGGAGAAGCAACCCTGAGGTTAGATGTTAAAGGTAGGTTAGCATCTTCTGCCATGATCTCGGGAATACGAGCAAGGAAAATGTTATCtaaaggagctcaaggtttCATAGCCTTCTTGATTAATACTCCCAGTGATCAAGTAAAATTAGAGGATGTACCCGTAGTACGGGATTTTCCGGACGTCTTTCCTGAAGAATTAATGACTTTACCACCAGAGAGAGAGGTAGAGTTTAAGATCGACTTGGTGCCTGGAACGGCTCCAATTTCTAAGACTccgtaccgaatggctcctgccgagTTTAAAGAGTTGAAAATCCAGTTACAAGACCTGTTGGAGAAAGGTTTCGTGAAGGAAAGTGACTCACCATGGGGAGCGCCC agaatttttaagaaataccTGGACCAATTTGTAGTAGTTTTTATAGATGATATTTTGATATACTCCAAGACTCAGGAGGAACACGTTAAGCACTTGGAGATAGTATTGAAGATACTAAGAGAGCATAAGTTGTATGCAAAATTCagcaagtgcgagttttggttaGATGAGATTTCCTTTTTAGGGCATAAGGTTTCCAAAGATGGAATTGCTGTGGATTCGGCAAAAGTTGAAGCCGTTATGAATTGGAAGCGGCCAGAAACTCCAACTGAAATCAGAAGTTTCTTGGGTTTAGCAG gaaaagcaaatgtggtagctgacGCTTTAAGTAGAAAGGCCCAAATAGCGGGGTTGATGGTTAAAGAATGGGACATGCTAGAAGAAATAAGTAATTGGAACCCTCGCTTGGAGAAATTGAAGATATTATTTGGGAATCTATCTCTGAAATCACCATTACTAGAGCGTATTAAGGAGGCTCAGGAATCGGACCCTGTGATTCAGAAGAATTTggagaaagtgcaaaaaggggaaATTCTAGATTTCAAGTTAGGGTCTGAAGGAGTATTGAGGTTCCGAGACCGAATTGTGGTTCCGAAAGATgaagaaataaggaaagaaaTTCTAGAGGAATCACATCGCTCAAAGTATACCATACACCCAGGAGTAACCAAGATGTATCACGATGTGAAGGGATTGTATTGGTGGGAAGGTTTGAAAAAGGATGTGGCGGAGTATGTGCAGAAATGTTTGacttgccaacaagtgaaagctgaGCATCAGAAGCCCTCTGGTTTATTGCAACCGTTAgaaatccctgaatggaaatgggaacatatcACAATGGATTTTGTCACGGGAttgccaaaaagtcaaaaagggtttgacgcaatttgggtaatagtcgATCGACTCACTAAGTCAGCACATTTCCTACCTGTGAGCATGAGTTTTTCATTGGAGAAATTGgtcaagttgtacacagaagagatcCTAAGGCTACATGGTATTCCAGTGAGTATCGTGTCCGACCGAGATCCAAGGTTTGTCTCGcgtttttggcaaaaatttcaagagtctttggggaccaagttgaaatTTAGTACTGCGTATCATCCCCAAACCGACGGGCAATCGGAAAGGACAATCCAAACTTTGGAGGACCTGCTAAGAtcgtgtatattggattttggag ttggagaaAAGAAGATTTTAGATCCTACAGCCATACCTTGGATAGAAGAAGCCCAGGAGAAGGTGAAACTAATTAgagaaaggcttcaaattgcccaaagtagacaaaagagttacGCCGACACAAGGCggaaagatttggaatttgaaataGGGGACAAGGTTTTCCtaagagttaaacccttgaagagcGGAGTAGTATCTAAGAAAGGTAAGAAACTGAAGCCAAGGTATATCggaccttttgaaattttgaggaaagttgggaatgtagcataCCAGCTGAAATTGCCTGCAAGCATGGCTAAGattcacgatgtatttcacgtttCCATGCTTAGGAAATATTATCCTGACCCGAGCCATGTGCTACAACTAGAaggaattgaagtggatgagACACTAACCTATGAAGAAGGACCAGttaagattttggaaagagaagtgaAGGAGctgagaaataagaaaattcctcTGGTGAAGATTTTGTGGAAAAATCATGGACtcgaggaagcaacttgggaattagaagaggaaatgcagaaaaagtatCCTGATCTATTTCGCTAG